A stretch of Gossypium hirsutum isolate 1008001.06 chromosome A06, Gossypium_hirsutum_v2.1, whole genome shotgun sequence DNA encodes these proteins:
- the LOC107943002 gene encoding 30S ribosomal protein S9, chloroplastic — MALSISSLTSSLSSLSFSSQISRNPSSISIAQRPKNLHISLSSKHTRSLSISATVAAPVETEPVENLKKFVKSRLPGGFAAQTIIGTGRRKCAIARVVLQEGTGKFIINYRDAKEYLQGNPLWLQYIKVPLVTLGYETSYDVFVKAHGGGLSGQAQAISLGIARALLKVSADHRSPLKKEGLLTRDSRVVERKKVGLKKARKAPQFSKR, encoded by the exons atggctctttcaatttcttccttAACATCATCCCTTTCTTCGCTTTCATTTTCCTCTCAGATTTCCCGGAATCCAAGCAGTATCTCAATTGCCCAACGACCGAAAAACTTGCACATTTCCCTGTCCTCTAAACACACTCGTTCCCTTTCAATTTCCGCTACGGTGGCTGCTCCGGTTGAGACTGAACCGGTTGAGAACCTGAAGAAGTTCGTTAAGTCTAGGCTCCCTGGTGGGTTTGCTGCTCAGACTATTATAGGGACGGGACGAAGGAAATGTGCCATTGCTCGTGTGGTTCTTCAGGAAGGAACTGGGAAGTTCATTATCAATTACCGTGACGCTAAG GAGTATCTTCAAGGGAACCCATTATGGTTGCAGTACATAAAAGTTCCATTGGTGACATTGGGGTATGAAACGAGTTACGATGTATTCGTGAAAGCTCATGGAGGTGGGCTTTCGGGACAGGCACAGGCAATCTCACTCGGCATTGCTCGTGCATTGCTGAAGGTGAGTGCCGATCATAGGAGCCCGTTGAAGAAAGAAGGGCTTTTGACCAGAGATTCAAGGGTGGTGGAGAGGAAGAAAGTTGGTCTCAAGAAGGCTCGTAAAGCTCCACAGTTTTCCAAACGTTAA
- the LOC107943012 gene encoding putative disease resistance protein RGA3: MAEVFLSPLVGAMLDGLNSWSLKGLELAGSLKTEVESLESTLTTIQAVLQDAEEKQRKSEAIKNWLGKLKQAAYDLEVVLEDFYTEALSRSLHTDARSQVTSFFSLRNPLLFRLDMARKLKNLREKLDAIAGEKSKFHLREGVGEAEIERNEDRQTSSLVKESEVFGRADEKEKIVSMLLCNVSHHDDLSVYAICGMGGLGKTTIAQLVYNDENVAKVFDLRGWVCVSDDFDIKRLTKAIVESFGGNWGDIQELDPLQRCLVEKLVGKRFLLVLDDVWNEYDDKFDRLKQALQCGRKGSTVIVTTRLEKVALMMATTPLYRLGCLSDDDSWSLFKQRAFGMGTNGTNADLETIGRQIVQRCGGVPLAIKAIGSILRFKSQESEWLRVKDSEIWDLEDEGSRILAVLRLSYENLPPYMKQCFSFCSIFPKDSVMTKDELIGLWMANGFIPSRGALDLHDMGCEIFSELTWRSFFQEIDEDIDGTVTCKMHDLIHDLATSIMGQECCVIEPNEGTQIPKTARHLFVNNSSLSTSVVDLTTLQPLQSLIVGNDCSNLSNRSRFFSKQKYLKVLDLGYNFGNISFKISKHLRYLRLHHSPLKTLPESTSSLHNLQTLSLINCWPLKKLPEGMKNLKNLRYFDIRRCYALTSTPVALGQLSFLRKLSMFIVGKEDGCGIDELKDLALEGELSIKGLHNVKSSMEAKNANLIKKHNLKALSLSWPVSSNLCSRVCSTENSHHQNDEEILSALQPHSNLKKLRIVGYQGLMFPYWMMDLPLPKLVEISLENCERYHQLPPLGKLRFLKFLYISGMGALKYIDNSFYGDMESSFPSLKVLSIHKVPCLEEWTTVNGREHFPLLSSLTINDCPKLVKLPMLQSLKDLHIGGTNVTLLTPLIMNATVLTSLKISDFTELPGQLDRLSVHSCSLKSSSDLLDNLSSLKYLHIQVPSIETLPAGLQNLSSLQTLCLSDCSSLLSLPVNGLQGLSSLSSLYIQHCKTLASLSEGVRYLTSLEDLLINGCPELTSNTSLLFDI, encoded by the coding sequence ATGGCAGAGGTATTTCTTTCACCCCTTGTCGGTGCCATGTTGGACGGCTTGAACTCGTGGTCCTTGAAAGGGCTGGAACTTGCTGGGAGCCTCAAAACAGAAGTTGAGAGTCTTGAAAGTACTCTTACTACAATCCAAGCTGTGCTCCAAGATGCAGAGGAGAAGCAACGGAAGAGTGAAGCTATCAAGAACTGGCTTGGGAAGCTCAAACAAGCAGCTTACGATCTGGAAGTTGTGCTCGAAGATTTCTACACCGAAGCTCTAAGTCGTAGCCTGCATACGGATGCAAGAAGCCAGGTAACCAGCTTCTTTTCTTTGCGGAATCCGCTCTTGTTTCGCTTAGATATGGCACGTAAGTTGAAGAATTTAAGGGAGAAATTAGATGCCATTGCTGGAGAGAAAAGTAAGTTCCACTTGAGAGAGGGTGTGGGAGAAGCTGAAATTGAACGGAATGAGGATAGGCAAACCAGCTCCCTTGTGAAAGAATCGGAAGTATTTGGCAGAGCTGATGAGAAGGAAAAAATAGTTAGTATGTTACTTTGTAATGTGAGTCACCATGATGACCTCTCTGTTTATGCAATATGCGGAATGGGGGGTCTTGGTAAGACAACAATTGCTCAATTGGTTTACAATGACGAAAATGTGGCCAAAGTCTTCGATTTGAGAGGTTGGGTGTGTGTATCTGATGATTTTGATATAAAAAGGTTGACTAAAGCGATTGTGGAATCCTTTGGAGGGAACTGGGGTGATATCCAAGAGCTAGATCCCCTGCAGCGGTGTTTAGTAGAGAAGCTTGTTGGGAAACGGTTTTTGCTCGTACTAGATGATGTGTGGAATGAGTACGACGACAAGTTTGATAGATTGAAACAAGCTCTACAGTGTGGACGGAAAGGAAGTACAGTGATTGTCACTACTCGACTCGAGAAAGTTGCTCTTATGATGGCTACAACTCCTTTGTATCGCTTGGGATGTTTATCGGATGATGATTCTTGGTCTTTATTCAAGCAAAGAGCCTTTGGGATGGGAACGAACGGAACCAACGCCGACCTGGAAACCATTGGGAGGCAAATAGTGCAGAGATGTGGAGGGGTACCGTTGGCAATTAAGGCCATAGGAAGCATATTGCGTTTTAAAAGTCAAGAAAGTGAATGGCTACGTGTCAAAGATAGTGAGATATGGGATTTGGAAGATGAGGGAAGCAGAATCTTAGCTGTGTTGAGGCTAAGTTATGAAAATCTTCCACCGTATATGAAACAATGTTTTTCATTTTGCTCGATATTTCCCAAAGATTCTGTCATGACAAAGGACGAGCTTATAGGACTATGGATGGCAAATGGATTTATTCCTTCTCGAGGAGCATTGGATTTGCATGATATGGGTTGTGAAATATTCTCTGAATTAACTTGGAGGTCCTTTTTTCAAGAAATCGATGAGGATATCGATGGAACTGTTACATGTAAAATGCATGATCTCATCCATGATCTTGCAACATCGATTATGGGACAAGAGTGCTGTGTGATTGAGCCAAATGAGGGGACACAAATTCCAAAAACTGCTCGTCACTTGTTTGTTAATAATAGCAGTCTATCGACAAGCGTTGTGGACTTAACCACATTGCAACCGCTGCAATCTTTGATCGTGGGCAATGATTGCAGTAACCTCTCTAATCGTTCCCGTTTCTTCAGCAAACAAAAGTATCTCAAGGTGTTGGATTTGGGTTATAATTTTGGcaatatttcatttaaaatttcgaAACACTTGAGGTATCTTCGCCTTCACCATTCTCCTTTGAAAACTTTACCTGAATCAACAAGCTCTCTTCATAACTTGCAGACACTAAGCCTCATAAATTGTTGGCCTCTTAAAAAGTTACCCGAAGGtatgaagaacttgaaaaatCTTAGGTACTTCGACATCAGACGTTGCTATGCACTAACTTCCACGCCTGTTGCATTGGGACAATTGTCTTTTTTACGCAAGCTTAGCATGTTCATTGTGGGAAAGGAAGATGGTTGCGGCATTGATGAGTTGAAAGACTTGGCCCTAGAGGGGGAATTAAGCATCAAAGGACTTCACAACGTGAAGAGTTCGATGGAAGCTAAAAATGCAAATTTGATAAAGAAGCACAATTTAAAAGCACTTAGCTTATCTTGGCCAGTAAGCAGCAACTTATGTTCGCGAGTATGCAGCACCGAGAACTCTCATCATCAAAATGATGAAGAGATTCTTAGTGCTCTCCAACCTCATTCAAACTTGAAGAAGTTACGCATTGTTGGTTACCAAGGTTTGATGTTTCCATATTGGATGATGGATCTGCCTCTACCAAAACTTGTTGAAATCTCACTAGAAAACTGTGAAAGATACCATCAACTACCACCTCTAGGGAAATTGCGCTTCCTTAAGTTCCTTTATATTAGTGGAATGGGTGCTCTGAAGTATATTGACAACAGCTTCTATGGTGATATGGAAAGTTCTTTTCCATCACTCAAGGTTCTCAGTATACATAAGGTGCCATGTTTGGAGGAATGGACAACAGTGAATGGTAGAGAACATTTTCCTCTCCTGAGTTCATTAACTATCAATGACTGTCCTAAGTTGGTTAAACTGCCAATGCTTCAATCTCTAAAAGATCTACATATTGGAGGAACTAATGTTACTTTGCTCACACCTTTGATTATGAATGCCACGGTTCTTACCTCTCTCAAGATTAGTGACTTCACTGAGTTACCGGGTCAACTTGATAGGTTGTCTGTTCATTCTTGTAGTCTAAAGTCTTCATCCGATCTGCTGGATAATCTATCCTCCCTTAAATACTTGCATATTCAAGTTCCCTCAATTGAAACCTTGCCTGCAGGACTACAAAACCTCAGCTCTTTGCAAACTTTGTGTTTATCTGATTGTAGCAGCCTTCTATCCCTTCCGGTAAATGGATTGCAGGGCTTATCTTCCTTGTCTTCACTGTATATCCAACATTGCAAGACATTAGCCTCTTTATCTGAGGGGGTGCGATATCTGACTTCACTCGAAGACTTACTTATTAATGGATGTCCAGAGTTAACCTCCAACACCTCTCTTCTCTTCGATATTTGA
- the LOC107943009 gene encoding putative disease resistance protein RGA4, with amino-acid sequence MFTLLTPLIMNATVLTSLSISGFTELPDGLLQNQKQLGSLYVRSCSLKSSSDLLDNLSSLKYLEIRGCSIESLPVGLQNLSSLKTLHLNCCDSLVSLPVNGLQGLSSLSSLRIQNCKTLASLSEGVGYLTSLQDFLINGRPELTSLPRSIQYLSSLRYLSICNCRGLISLPDEIQHLTLLSELEIEHCYNLMSLPQGVGNLTALQKLTISGCPHLQRRCKKLRGEDWPNIAHIPSIEIFNKRW; translated from the exons ATGTTTACTTTGCTCACACCTTTGATTATGAATGCCACGGTTCTTACCTCTCTCTCGATTAGTGGCTTCACTGAGTTACCGGACGGACTATTGCAAAATCAAAAGCAACTTGGTAGCTTATATGTTCGTTCTTGTAGTCTAAAGTCTTCATCCGATCTGCTGGATAATCTATCCTCCCTTAAATATTTGGAAATTCGTGGTTGCTCAATTGAAAGCTTGCCTGTAGGACTACAAAACCTCAGCTCTTTAAAAACTTTGCATTTAAATTGTTGTGACAGCCTTGTATCCCTTCCGGTAAATGGATTGCAAGGCTTATCTTCCTTATCTTCACTACGGATTCAAAATTGTAAGACATTAGCCTCTTTATCTGAGGGTGTGGGATATCTGACTTCACTCCAAGACTTTCTTATTAATGGACGTCCAGAGTTGACCTCATTGCCAAGGAGTATCCAGTACCTCTCTTCTCTTCGATATCTGAGTATTTGTAATTGTAGGGGTTTAATTTCTCTCCCAGATGAGATACAACACCTCACCTTGCTTTCAGAATTGGAGATAGAGCATTGCTATAATTTGATGTCATTGCCTCAAGGGGTAGGTAACCTCACTGCGCTGCAAAAGCTAACGATCAGTGGATGCCCCCATCTGCAAAGACGGTGTAAGAAATTGAGAGGAGAGGATTGGCCCAACATAGCCCACATTCCGTCCATTGAAATCTTTAACAAG CGTTGGTGA
- the LOC121230684 gene encoding putative disease resistance protein RGA1 encodes MANGFIPSGGALDLHDAGCEIFSELTWRSFFQEIKEDIDGTVTCKMHDLIHDLATSIMRQECCVIEPNEGSQIPKTARHLFVNNSSLSTSKQKYLKVLDLESNFCNIAFKISKHLRYLRLDGFNVKTLPESTSSLHSLQTLSLRYCGNLQMLPKGTKNLKNLRYLDIRDCHALTSMPVALGQLSFLCKLSMFIVGKEEGCGIDELKELALEGELSIKGLHNVKSSMEAKNANLIKKHKLRSLSLSWRINRNENSPHQNDEEILSALQPHSNLKKLCIIDYQGLTLPYWMMDLLLPNLVEISLGNCERPSATTSREIALP; translated from the exons ATGGCAAATGGATTTATTCCTTCTGGAGGAGCATTGGATTTGCATGATGCGGGTTGTGAAATATTCTCTGAATTAACTTGGAGGTCCTTTTTTCAAGAAATCAAAGAGGATATCGATGGAACTGTTACATGTAAAATGCATGATCTCATCCATGATCTTGCAACATCGATTATGCGACAAGAGTGCTGTGTGATTGAGCCAAATGAGGGGTCACAAATTCCAAAAACTGCTCGTCACTTGTTTGTTAATAATAGCAGTCTATCGACAAGC AAACAAAAGTATCTCAAGGTGTTGGATCTGGAGTCTAATTTTTGCAATATTGCATTTAAAATTTCGAAACACTTGAGGTATCTTCGCCTTGACGGTTTTAATGTGAAAACTTTACCTGAATCAACAAGCTCTCTTCATAGCTTGCAGACACTAAGCCTCAGATATTGTGGCAATCTTCAAATGTTACCCAAAGGTACGAAGAACTTGAAAAATCTTAGGTACTTGGACATCAGAGATTGCCATGCACTAACTTCCATGCCTGTTGCATTGGGACAGTTGTCTTTTTTGTGCAAGCTTAGCATGTTCATTGTGGGAAAGGAAGAAGGTTGCGGCATTGATGAGTTGAAAGAGTTGGCCCTTGAGGGGGAGTTGAGCATCAAAGGACTTCACAACGTGAAGAGTTCGATGGAAGCTAAAAATGCAAATTTGATAAAGAAGCACAAGTTAAGATCACTTAGCTTATCTTGGCGAATAAACCGCAACGAGAACTCTCCTCATCAAAATGATGAAGAGATTCTTAGTGCTCTCCAACCTCATTCAAACTTGAAGAAGTTATGCATAATTGATTACCAAGGTTTGACGTTGCCATATTGGATGATGGATCTGCTTCTACCAAACCTTGTTGAAATCTCACTAGGAAACTGTGAAAGACCATCAGCTACCACCTCTAGGGAAATTGCGCTTCCTTAA
- the LOC121203273 gene encoding putative disease resistance protein RGA3 has translation MQRRSNGRVKLSRTGLGKLKQAAYDLEVVLDDFNTEALRRSLHTDARSQVTSFFSLGNPLLFRLDMARKFKNVRVKLDAIAGEKSKFHLREGVGEAEIERNEDRQTSSLVTESEVLGRADEKEKIVSMLLSNVSHHDDLSVYAICGMGGLGKTTIAQLVYNDENVAEVFDLRGWVCVSDDFDIKRLTKAIVESFGGKSGDIQELDPLQRCLVEKLAGKRFLLVLDDVWNKSHDKWDRLKQALQCGQKGSTVIVTTRDEDIAVMMATTPFCRLGCLSDHDSWSLFKKRAFGMEKTGSNANLETIGRQIVQRCGGVPLAIKAIGSRLRFRSQESEWLRVKDSKI, from the coding sequence ATGCAGAGGAGAAGCAATGGAAGAGTAAAGCTATCACGGACTGGCTTGGGGAAGCTTAAACAAGCAGCTTACGATCTAGAAGTTGTGCTTGATGATTTCAACACCGAAGCTCTAAGGCGTAGCCTGCATACGGATGCAAGAAGCCAGGTAACCAGCTTCTTTTCTTTGGGGAATCCGCTCTTGTTTCGCTTAGATATGGCACGTAAGTTTAAGAATGTAAGGGTGAAATTAGATGCCATTGCTGGGGAGAAAAGTAAGTTCCACTTGAGAGAGGGTGTGGGAGAAGCTGAAATTGAACGGAATGAGGATAGGCAAACCAGCTCCCTTGTGACAGAATCGGAAGTACTTGGCAGAGCTGATGAGAAGGAAAAGATAGTTAGTATGTTACTTAGTAATGTGAGTCACCATGATGACCTCTCTGTTTATGCAATATGCGGAATGGGGGGTCTTGGTAAGACAACAATTGCTCAATTGGTTTACAATGACGAAAATGTGGCGGAAGTCTTCGATTTGAGAGGTTGGGTGTGTGTATCTGATGATTTTGATATAAAAAGGTTGACTAAAGCGATTGTGGAATCCTTTGGAGGGAAGTCGGGTGATATCCAAGAGCTAGATCCCCTGCAGCGGTGTTTAGTAGAGAAGCTTGCTGGGAAACGGTTTTTGCTCGTACTAGATGATGTGTGGAATAAGAGCCATGACAAGTGGGATAGATTGAAACAAGCTCTACAGTGTGGACAGAAAGGAAGTACAGTGATTGTCACTACTCGAGACGAGGACATTGCTGTCATGATGGCTACAACTCCTTTCTGTCGCCTGGGATGTTTGTCGGATCATGATTCTTGGTCTTTGTTCAAGAAAAGAGCCTTTGGGATGGAAAAGACCGGAAGCAACGCCAACCTGGAAACCATTGGGAGGCAAATAGTGCAGAGATGTGGAGGGGTACCATTGGCAATTAAGGCCATAGGCAGCAGATTGCGTTTTAGAAGTCAAGAAAGTGAATGGTTACGTGTCAAAGATAGTAAGATATGA
- the LOC107943013 gene encoding probable hexosyltransferase MUCI70, which yields MSSSIFNNNSISISVSDDDPDELGRMRVRVRRKRKKHGDQRGRTECTQLLIRWFVKYWILLVFLPAAALLIFEATRIGKKPGLAVNSGVNEVKKPGSLGNIEPISKLKELSNLNRLDPTTHVVGGVRERCLKLLPAEELEHLELPLNEESSSNLVKRLVYISDQETPYGAGESTVSWQRINDTRFNLFTGNQTMDEREKSFKVNETAVIHCGFYSENGGFKISDEDKSYMQSCKVAVSTCAFGGGDDLYQPIGMSEASLKKVCYVAFWDEITLAAQELQGNKIGDDGFIGKWRIVIVKNLPFVDQRLNGKIPKMLPHRLFPHAKYSIWVDSKSQFRRDPLGVIEALLLRTNSVLAISEHGARSSVYDEAKAVVRKHKATPEEVEVQITQYRKDGLPADKRFNGKKALNEASVIVREHTTLTNMLMCLWFNEVVRFTSRDQLSFPYVLWRLKVVKNINAFPVCTRKDLVNSMGHIRKAKPLTN from the exons ATGTCCTCTTCAATCTTCAACAACAACAGCATTTCAATCTCGGTTTCAGATGACGATCCCGATGAACTGGGTCGAATGCGGGTTCGGGTCCGACGGAAACGAAAGAAACACGGTGACCAACGTGGCCGGACAGAGTGCACTCAACTACTCATTCGTTGGTTCGTCAAATATTGGATACTCCTCGTTTTCCTGCCGGCCGCCGCCCTTCTGATTTTCGAGGCCACCAGGATCGGTAAAAAGCCCGGTTTGGCTGTCAACTCGGGAGTTAATGAAGTGAAGAAACCCGGTTCGTTGGGTAACATAGAACCCATAAGTAAACTTAAGGAACTAAGCAATTTGAACCGGTTAGATCCAACCACTCATGTTGTCGGTGGTGTTAGAGAAC GTTGCTTGAAGCTCCTACCAGCTGAGGAACTTGAGCATTTGGAGCTTCCTTTGAATGAAGAATCAAGTAGTAATCTTGTTAAGAGATTAGTGTACATATCGGATCAAGAAACTCCATACGGTGCTGGGGAGTCTACCGTCTCTTGGCAGCGTATTAATGACACGCGATTTAATCTATTCACCGGAAATCAAACAATGGATGAGAGAGAGAAAAGCTTTAAG GTGAATGAGACTGCGGTTATACATTGCGGTTTTTATAGTGAAAATGGTGGTTTTAAAATATCTGATGAAGACAAAAGTTATATGCAAAGTTGCAAAGTTGCGGTTTCTACTTGTGCGTTTGGTGGCGGAGATGATCTTTATCAACCTATAGGAATGTCAGAGGCATCACTTAAAAAG GTTTGCTATGTTGCATTTTGGGATGAAATTACACTTGCGGCACAAGAATTACAGGGCAATAAGATTGGTGACGATGGATTTATAGGGAAATGGCGTATCGTGATTGTGAAAAACCTTCCTTTCGTAGACCAAAGGTTGAATGGGAAAATTCCCAAG ATGTTGCCGCATCGGCTCTTTCCTCATGCAAAGTATTCTATATGGGTAGACTCAAAATCCCAATTCAGGAGGGATCCTTTAGGTGTGATAGAAGCACTTCTTTTGCGTACGAATTCTGTGCTTGCCATTTCAGAGCATGGAGCTCGTAGTAGTGTCTATGATGAGGCAAAGGCTGTTGTCAGGAAACACAAAGCCACACCAGAAGAAGTTGAGGTGCAAATTACTCAGTATCGTAAGGATGGTCTTCCTGCAGACAAGAGATTTAATGGAAAGAAAG CTCTAAATGAAGCCTCTGTCATTGTGAGGGAGCATACAACTCTGACAAATATGCTAATGTGCCTATGGTTTAACGAGGTTGTTCGTTTCACTTCAAGGGATCAATTAAGCTTTCCATATGTTCTCTGGCGGCTGAAAGTGGTTAAGAACATCAATGCATTCCCCGTCTGCACACGCAAAGATCTTGTTAATAGCATGGGCCACATACGCAAAGCTAAGCCTTTGACAAACTGA